A region from the Ptychodera flava strain L36383 chromosome 12, AS_Pfla_20210202, whole genome shotgun sequence genome encodes:
- the LOC139145499 gene encoding glutathione S-transferase A4-like isoform X1, whose product MEGQGSGDQSMAKLTYFNGRGLGESVRFMLAAAGVPFTESFMTEKEQIEKLRTDGKLTFMQLPLLEIDGLCLVQSRSIVRYLARKHGMDGKTPEEKARVDILTEGGRDFLTYFYPLGFLSDEETLAKIKTKALPRYLPIFGKILSASSSGYLVGDSLTYADMILLEALLNTEEFLPGSLNDFPKLQEFKDKISSLPQIKAFLEGPQRKPKNTPEYVATVKRVLDM is encoded by the exons ATGGAGGGCCAGGGCAGCGGTGATCAGAGTATGGCAAAGTTGACATATTTCAACGGACGTGGACTCGGTGAGAGTGTTCGATTCATGTTGGCTGCAGCTGGTGTACCT TTCACGGAGTCATTTATGACTGAAAAAGAGCAAATTGAAAAGCTAAGGACAG ATGGGAAACTAACGTTCATGCAGCTGCCACTCCTGGAGATAGACGGTCTCTGTTTGGTACAGAGTCGTAGTATCGTCCGTTACCTGGCCAGGAAACATGGAATGGATGGAAAAACTCCTGAGGAGAAAGCAAG AGTCGATATTTTGACTGAAGGAGGAAGAGATTTCCTGACGTATTTCTACCCATTAGGATTTCTGTCAGATGAAGAAACTTTGGCCAAGATCAAGACAAAGGCCCTACCGAGATACCTTCCAATATTTGGAAAG ATTTTGTCGGCGAGTTCATCTGGGTATTTGGTTGGTGATAGTCTGACCTATGCAGATATGATTCTGCTAGAGGCTTTGCTTAACACAGAAGAGTTCTTGCCGGGATCTCTGAATGACTTCCCTAAATTACAG GAATTCAAGGACAAAATTTCATCCTTGCCCCAAATCAAGGCCTTTCTTGAAGGACCACAAAGGAAGCCAAAGAACACACCGGAGTATGTCGCCACTGTTAAAAGAGTATTAGACATGTAA
- the LOC139145499 gene encoding glutathione S-transferase alpha-4-like isoform X2: MTCTHHRPAGALHSVSFQLEEVIQFTESFMTEKEQIEKLRTDGKLTFMQLPLLEIDGLCLVQSRSIVRYLARKHGMDGKTPEEKARVDILTEGGRDFLTYFYPLGFLSDEETLAKIKTKALPRYLPIFGKILSASSSGYLVGDSLTYADMILLEALLNTEEFLPGSLNDFPKLQEFKDKISSLPQIKAFLEGPQRKPKNTPEYVATVKRVLDM; the protein is encoded by the exons ATGACGTGTACACATCATAGGCCGGCTGGTGCCCTGCACTCCGTGAGTTTTCAATTAGAAGAAGTGATACAG TTCACGGAGTCATTTATGACTGAAAAAGAGCAAATTGAAAAGCTAAGGACAG ATGGGAAACTAACGTTCATGCAGCTGCCACTCCTGGAGATAGACGGTCTCTGTTTGGTACAGAGTCGTAGTATCGTCCGTTACCTGGCCAGGAAACATGGAATGGATGGAAAAACTCCTGAGGAGAAAGCAAG AGTCGATATTTTGACTGAAGGAGGAAGAGATTTCCTGACGTATTTCTACCCATTAGGATTTCTGTCAGATGAAGAAACTTTGGCCAAGATCAAGACAAAGGCCCTACCGAGATACCTTCCAATATTTGGAAAG ATTTTGTCGGCGAGTTCATCTGGGTATTTGGTTGGTGATAGTCTGACCTATGCAGATATGATTCTGCTAGAGGCTTTGCTTAACACAGAAGAGTTCTTGCCGGGATCTCTGAATGACTTCCCTAAATTACAG GAATTCAAGGACAAAATTTCATCCTTGCCCCAAATCAAGGCCTTTCTTGAAGGACCACAAAGGAAGCCAAAGAACACACCGGAGTATGTCGCCACTGTTAAAAGAGTATTAGACATGTAA
- the LOC139145502 gene encoding glutathione S-transferase alpha-4-like codes for MQVPLLEIDGLNLVQSRCIVRYLARKNGMDGKTLEEKTRVDILAEGARDFQSSFYGIGFRSDEETLAKIKSTVLPRYLPIFEKILSASSSGYLVGDSLTFADTILLEALLNTEDYLPGSLQTFPKLQEFKTKISSLPLIKAYLEGPQRKPKDTPEYAGTVKKVLDM; via the exons ATGCAGGTGCCACTCCTGGAAATAGACGGGCTCAATCTGGTGCAGAGCCGTTGTATCGTCCGTTACCTTGCCAGGAAAAATGGGATGGATGGGAAAACATTGGAGGAGAAAACAAG AGTCGATATTTTAGCTGAAGGAGCGAGAGATTTCCAGTCGTCTTTCTACGGCATTGGCTTTCGCTCAGATGAAGAAACATTGGCCAAGATCAAGTCGACAGTGCTACCAAGATACCTTCCAATATTTGAAAAG ATTTTATCTGCGAGTTCGTCTGGGTATTTGGTTGGTGATAGTCTGACCTTTGCAGACACGATTCTGTTAGAGGCTTTGCTGAATACAGAAGACTACTTACCTGGATCTCTGCAGACTTTTCCTAAATTACAG GAATTCAAGACCAAAATTTCATCCTTACCCCTAATTAAGGCCTACCTTGAAGGACCACAAAGGAAACCAAAGGACACCCCGGAGTATGCTGGCACTGTCAAAAAAGTCCTAGACATGTAA